In Bradyrhizobium sp. 200, the sequence GCGGATGCCGAAGGCGATGTTTTCATAGATCGTCATCGGGAATGGCGTCGGCTTCTGGAACACCATGCCGACGCGGGCCCGCAGCAAATTGAGATCGAGCTTGGAGTCGAGGATGTTGGTCTGGTCGAGCATCAACTGGCCGGTCGCCTTCTGGCCGGGATAAAGGTCGTACATCCGGTTGAAGATCCGCAGCAGCGTGGACTTGCCGCAGCCGGACGGGCCGATGAAGGCGGTGACGCGGTGGGTGCCGAGCGTCAGGTTGATGTTCTTCAGCGCATGGTGCTCGCCATAGTAAAAGTTCAGGCCGCGAGCGGTCACCTTGGGCGCGGCTTCGGGCAGCGCCACCTGCGGAACGGGCCCGGTCGCGTTACTCACGGATACGGAGAGTTCGGTCATTTTGCTGTCCTCTCGGCGCCAAGGATGCGCGCGCCAATATTCAGGGCCAATACGGTGAGCGTGATCAGCAGGGCTCCGCTCCAGGCGAGCTGCTTCCAGTAGACATAGGGGCTCTGCACGAAGTTGTTGATGGTGACCGGCAGGTTCGCCATCGTCTTGGTCATGTCCAGGCTGAAGAACTGGTTGGAGAGCGCGGTGAACAACAGCGGCGCGGTTTCGCCGGCGACGCGGGCGGTGGCCAGCAGGACGCCGGTGATCAGGCCGGCGCGCGCGGCGCGGTAGGCGATCCGCCGGATCACCAGCGAGCGCGGCAGGCCGAGCGCGGACGCCGCCTCGCGCAGCGGATTGGGCACCAGCCCCAGCATGTCCTCGGTGGTGCGCACCACCACGGGGATCACGATCACGGCGAGCGCCAGACAGCCGGCAAAGGCCGAGAAGCCGCCCATCGGCACCACGATGGCGCCATAGATGAACAGGCCGATGATGATCGACGGCGCGCTCAGCAGAATGTCGTTGATGAAGCGGATCACCGAAGTGAGCTTGTCGTGCTTGCCGTATTCGGCGAGGTAAGTTCCGGCGAACAGGCCTAGCGGCGCGCCAATGCCGACCCCGATCACGGTCATCATGATCGAACCGATGATGGCGTTGCGCAGGCCGCCATCGGTCGAACCCGGCGGCGGCGTATCCTGGGTGAAGACGGCAAGATTTAAGCCGGCAAGGCCGTTGTAGAACAGCGTGAACAGGATCAGCGCCAGCCAGGTCACGCCGAACAGCGCGGCGCCCAGGCACAGGAACTTGACGATGATGTTGTTGCGGCGGCGGGATACGTAAATCGGGTTCATGTCAGTTCCCCGCCTTCTTTTCCAGCCGCATCAGCATCAGGCGCGCGGCAGCGAGAACGAAGAACGTCAACACGAACAGCAAGAGGCCGAGCAGGATCAGGCCGGATTGATGCAGCCCGTCGCTTTCGGCGAATTCGGAAGCGATGGCGGCGGAGATCGTGGTGCCCGGCGCGAAGATCGAGGACTGGATCTTGAACGAGTTGCCGATGATGAAGGTGACCGCCATGGTCTCGCCGAGCGCGCGGCCGAGCGCCAGCATGATGCCGCCGATCACGCCGACCCGGGTGTAGGGGATGACGACGTTGCGGACGACTTCCCAGGTGGTGCAGCCGACGCCGTAAGCCGCTTCCTTCAGAACCGGCGGCACCGTCTTGAAGACGTCGACCGAGATCGCGGTGATGAAGGGCAGCACCATGATCGCCAGGATCAATGAGGCGTTGAACAGGCTGAGATAGGACGGCGGACCGGCGAAGATCGTCCCCAGCACGGGGACGCCATCGAACACGCTGATCATGAACGGCTGGAAGGTGTTGGCCAGGAACGGGCCGAGCACGAAGAAGCCCCACATGCCGTAGATGATCGAGGGGATGCCGGCGAGCAGCTCGACGGCGAGGCCGATCGGGCGACGCAGCCAGAGCGGGCAGATTTCGGTCAGGAACACCGCGATGCCGAGGCCGACCGGAATGGCGATCATCATCGCAATAAAGGACGTGACCAAGGTGCCGTAGACCGGGCCGAGCGCACCCAGCACCGGCGGATCGGCCGACGGCGCCCAGCGCTGCGTCCACAGGAAGGCCGCGCCATATTCCCGGATCGCCGGCCAGGCGCCGACGATCAGCGAAAGGATGATGCCGCCTAGAATGAGGAGAACCGAGATCGCGCAGGCGCGCGTGATCCAGTAGAAGGTGACATCGCCGAGCTTGAATGCGCTGAGGGCCCGTGCGCGATCGTAGGGTCCTGCAGCTTCCATCACGTCGCTTTCGACCGCCATTTCTGCCACGCCTATCCCCTGTACTCTATAGCCCAATTACCCGAAATCCGGTGCACGGCTTTTGCCGTCGCGTTGTTCTTGCCACCCCCGTCGGGAGAGTAGGCGTCCAACCCGGTTGGATGTGTCCAACCCGGGGGCACCGGGTTGGACCTTGTCGTTACAGAGCGCGAAACCGCCTCAGCTCTTGATCTCGGCCGACCAGGTCTTTTCGATCTGCTTGACCACCGATTCCGGCATCGGAATGTAGTCGAGCTCTTCGGCCATCTTGTCGCCCTTCTCGAAAGCCCACTTGAAGAACTTGATGGCTTCCTGGGACGCCGCCTTGTCGGTCGCAGCCTTGTGCATCAGGATGAAGGTCGCGCCGGTGATCGGCCACGACGCATCGCCGGGCTGGTCGGTCAAGATGACGAAGTAGTTCTTGGCGCCGACCCAATCGGCATTGGCGGCCGCGGCCTGGAACGCCTGGATGGTCGGCTGCACGGTCTTGCCGGCCTTGTTGATGACAGCACCGTAGGTCAGCTTGTTCTGCTTGGCATAGGCGTATTCGACGTAGCCGATCGAGTTCTTGGTCTGGCTGACGTTGCCGGCAACACCTTCGTTACCCTTGGCGCCAACGCCGGTCGGCCACTCAACCGCGGTGCCGGCACCGGCCTTTGTCTTCCACTCGGCATTGGTCTTCGAGAGATAGTCGGTCCAGATGAACGTGGTACCGGAGCCATCCGAACGGCGCACCACCGTGATCGCGTCCGAGGGCAGCTTCACCTTGGGATTGAGCTTGGCGATCGCCGGATCGTCCCACTTCTTGATCTTGCCGAGATAGATGTCGCCGAGCAGTTCGCCGGAGAATACCAGCTCACCCGGCTTGATGCCGTCAAGGTTCACGACCGGCACCAGAGCGCCCATCGCCTGCGGCCACTGAATCATGCCGTCCTTTTCAAGCTGCTCCGGCTTGAGCGGCATATCGCTCGCGCCGAAGGTCACGGTCTTGGCCTGGATCTGCTTGATGCCGGCGCCGGAGCCGATCGACTGATAGTTCAAGCCGTTGCCGGTCTCCTTCTTGTAGGCGTCCGCCCACTTCGAATAGAGCGGGAAGGGGAAGGTGGCGCCCGCGCCAGTGATATCGGCAGCGAAGGCCGATGTCGAAGCGGCGACCATGCCGGCAGCGACGATTGTCCTGAGGAAATTCATGGTTGGTCTCCATCTGGTGAGCGAAGCGCCTGTTGCGCCCGATCGCGCTCACACCCCGCTCGTCTAGGAGCGATCGATAGAGCTTTTACGAAGGTTCGATGACAGTTGGATGACAATACCAAGCCATTGAAACCGCTTGGATTTAGTGTGTCGACGGGGTCTTGGCTTGGGGAAAACAGGCGGTAAAGACCGCGCCGTTTTTGGGCACGCTTTCGATCAAAAGCCGGCCACGATGACGGTTAAGAATATGTTTCACCAGCGATAAACCGAGCCCGGTTCCACCCTGCGCCCGGCTGTCGCCGACATCGACCCGGTAGAAGCGCTCGGTCAGCCGCGGCAGGTGTTCCGGGGCGATGCCGGGGCCGAAATCCCGGACCATGATCCGGACTTCCGGCGCGCCCTCGTTGGATGCGGCCTGAGTCAGGGACACGATCACCCGCCCGCCGGACGCGCCATATTTGAGCGCGTTCTCGATCAGGTTCTCGAACAGCCGCAGCAGTTCCTCGCGATCGCCCGCGATGGTCACCGGCTCGGTCGGCAGGTCGATCTCGATGTCGACCTGGCGTTCCCGGGCGAGCGGCTCCAGCCCGTCGGCGACCTGGCGAATGATCGGCACGATATCGACGCTGGCGTCGGGGCGGACATGGGCCGACAATTCGACCCGCGAGAGCGACAGGAGATCGTCGATCAGCCGCGCCATACGCGTCGCCTGCGTATGCATGATCGACAGGAAGCGCTCGCGCGCCTTGGCGTCGTCCTTGGCAGGCCCCTGCAGCGTATCGATGAAGCCGGACAATGCCGCGAGCGGCGTCCGCAGCTCATGGCTGGCATTGGCGACGAAATCGGCGCGCATTTCCTCGACCCGCCGCAGCGGCGTCTGGTCGTGGAAGGTCATCAGCATGCATTTCTCGGTGCCGCCG encodes:
- the pstA gene encoding phosphate ABC transporter permease PstA, which codes for MNPIYVSRRRNNIIVKFLCLGAALFGVTWLALILFTLFYNGLAGLNLAVFTQDTPPPGSTDGGLRNAIIGSIMMTVIGVGIGAPLGLFAGTYLAEYGKHDKLTSVIRFINDILLSAPSIIIGLFIYGAIVVPMGGFSAFAGCLALAVIVIPVVVRTTEDMLGLVPNPLREAASALGLPRSLVIRRIAYRAARAGLITGVLLATARVAGETAPLLFTALSNQFFSLDMTKTMANLPVTINNFVQSPYVYWKQLAWSGALLITLTVLALNIGARILGAERTAK
- the pstC gene encoding phosphate ABC transporter permease subunit PstC gives rise to the protein MAVESDVMEAAGPYDRARALSAFKLGDVTFYWITRACAISVLLILGGIILSLIVGAWPAIREYGAAFLWTQRWAPSADPPVLGALGPVYGTLVTSFIAMMIAIPVGLGIAVFLTEICPLWLRRPIGLAVELLAGIPSIIYGMWGFFVLGPFLANTFQPFMISVFDGVPVLGTIFAGPPSYLSLFNASLILAIMVLPFITAISVDVFKTVPPVLKEAAYGVGCTTWEVVRNVVIPYTRVGVIGGIMLALGRALGETMAVTFIIGNSFKIQSSIFAPGTTISAAIASEFAESDGLHQSGLILLGLLLFVLTFFVLAAARLMLMRLEKKAGN
- the pstS gene encoding phosphate ABC transporter substrate-binding protein PstS, which gives rise to MNFLRTIVAAGMVAASTSAFAADITGAGATFPFPLYSKWADAYKKETGNGLNYQSIGSGAGIKQIQAKTVTFGASDMPLKPEQLEKDGMIQWPQAMGALVPVVNLDGIKPGELVFSGELLGDIYLGKIKKWDDPAIAKLNPKVKLPSDAITVVRRSDGSGTTFIWTDYLSKTNAEWKTKAGAGTAVEWPTGVGAKGNEGVAGNVSQTKNSIGYVEYAYAKQNKLTYGAVINKAGKTVQPTIQAFQAAAANADWVGAKNYFVILTDQPGDASWPITGATFILMHKAATDKAASQEAIKFFKWAFEKGDKMAEELDYIPMPESVVKQIEKTWSAEIKS
- a CDS encoding ATP-binding protein encodes the protein MAIDDSSSSSFFAPWPDRLRHSAIILLAAGLALCALVVLADLSPARAMAVFICIAAAALVPWRLHHAVASRDDVRAVSPVESAAVSAVVAGMPDPAVLLDRAGRVLHLNTAAAQLAPALRKNELAQFALRSPEIITALREAIATTEPRRATYLDQVPVDRWMELIVTPVPVPTLFGGTEKCMLMTFHDQTPLRRVEEMRADFVANASHELRTPLAALSGFIDTLQGPAKDDAKARERFLSIMHTQATRMARLIDDLLSLSRVELSAHVRPDASVDIVPIIRQVADGLEPLARERQVDIEIDLPTEPVTIAGDREELLRLFENLIENALKYGASGGRVIVSLTQAASNEGAPEVRIMVRDFGPGIAPEHLPRLTERFYRVDVGDSRAQGGTGLGLSLVKHILNRHRGRLLIESVPKNGAVFTACFPQAKTPSTH